AATTAATGCCTTAAAGGTAAAAGCTAGCAGTTAAGTAGAACTAAAAgataagatgaaaaataattagaaggcATTGCcttattaaaatttagaaacctatttttcagtttcctcatggCTGTCTTTATTTCTTGATTCCTCAGCGTATAGATTACTGGGTTCAAAATGGGAGTAAAGATGGTATAAAACACAGACAGAATCTTGTCTATGAGAAAGCTGCTTAGTGGCCACATGTAGATGAAGATGCACGGTCCAAAGAACAAGAAGACAACAATGAAATGAGCTGTACAAGTAGAAAGGGCCTTAGATGATCCTCTGGAAGAATGATGCTTCACAGTAACCAGGACCGTAACATATGaatcaaataaaacaataaagcaagACAAAGCAATTATGCCACTCGTTGAGATCATAAAGAGGCCCAGAACAGACGTATCTACACAAGCCAGCTGGAACACCACCGGAAGGTCACAGAAAAAGCTGTCTACCTCATTGGGACCACAGAATGGTAATGTGAGGGCAAATATGACCTGACTCATTGAATGCATGATTCCCACAATCCAGGAAGCCACCACGAGAGCAACACACACATGGGGACTAATGATTGAAGCATAGTGCAGGGGCTTGCATATTGCAATATACCTGTCAAAGGACATGGCCATGAGTAAGATGATCTCAGTGCCAGTGAAAAGGTGGAGAAAGAATATTTGTGTAAGGCAGCCATTGAAAGAGATGGTTTTGTGACCTGTTAGGTAATCTGTAATCATCTTGGGAGTGGCAAAAGAAGCAAGAGACATATCAATGATTGAAAGATTGGTAAGCAGGAAATACATAGGGGAGTGTAGGTGAGGGTCCACTATAACTGTAATGACTATGAGGCTGTTACCCACCATTGTTGCcacataaaacaatgaaaataccaTAAAGAAAAACATCTGCAGTTCCCAGGAATTAGAGAGCCCCAGTAAAACAAATTCAGACATGGTGGACTTATTGGCCACATCCATTGTCTTGATTTACAGGTAGGAGcctgtatcaaaagaaaaaaaaagaggaaagtcaGATCCAATAGGAGAAAAAGATTCATCTAATAAtctgttttcagaaattttattttctctataaaatttatcttaactattctttccattcttctcaTTTGGTATATTGGATTGAAAGGAAATTATGGAATGTTGGAGCTTATGGCAAAATACTCCTTAAATCACAGGTGTTGAAAAGAACACTTTCTTTTCTGGTACTAAATGGCAATCCAACCAAGATAATATCATTCTGAACagacctacctacctacctgtttGTCCATCTATTCATCTATGTAATCCTAAAGATAACAGTAAGCACTTACTTTATGCTGACAATGtgtgaaacacacatacacatatatgtttagtCATTTGGAATTTGTCCGTAAAGACATCCcgacaaaaacatataaaaattgtatCACTTGTAAGGGCTCTTAGGCAACATTATAGTGAAGTTTCAATGGACAGTTGTAGAGCTCTTGTAAATTTCCAGAGATGAACTGTTAAAG
The sequence above is a segment of the Saimiri boliviensis isolate mSaiBol1 chromosome 2, mSaiBol1.pri, whole genome shotgun sequence genome. Coding sequences within it:
- the OR4K2 gene encoding olfactory receptor 4K2, whose translation is MDVANKSTMSEFVLLGLSNSWELQMFFFMVFSLFYVATMVGNSLIVITVIVDPHLHSPMYFLLTNLSIIDMSLASFATPKMITDYLTGHKTISFNGCLTQIFFLHLFTGTEIILLMAMSFDRYIAICKPLHYASIISPHVCVALVVASWIVGIMHSMSQVIFALTLPFCGPNEVDSFFCDLPVVFQLACVDTSVLGLFMISTSGIIALSCFIVLFDSYVTVLVTVKHHSSRGSSKALSTCTAHFIVVFLFFGPCIFIYMWPLSSFLIDKILSVFYTIFTPILNPVIYTLRNQEIKTAMRKLKNRFLNFNKAMPSNYFSSYLLVLLNC